One stretch of Paramormyrops kingsleyae isolate MSU_618 chromosome 4, PKINGS_0.4, whole genome shotgun sequence DNA includes these proteins:
- the LOC111840267 gene encoding suppressor of tumorigenicity 14 protein homolog isoform X3, producing the protein MRKAPGDRTCEVYCVSGCGRCLPARLPAQAKHSSHKGGCPPPSSAWWRWSVGAIPLLPLTAAVTLTVYFFVSRTPTVLYLGGSLELANLSFSPHLMDASSPQFRQQALALGRYLSGLYSASPWGSYYMHSEITAFSEGADGLRFFYWAKFSAPAAVAPGILSAALGRLQRAGANDQNPLLSNNGELYSLGLDEDTLHLLGLDSDLEDKAEKIKNPASLQNIKWQVGFQVMSFDLYAKYGYNRTLSLMSPKKPYYQWRLRVPSGHVVRLVILTLHGASPGSCSAHKLSAYDFLLPLQNKIIARWCGLPVSGSSPIMKLTSSGNVMLVTFSFNRQKDGAIFKAYFQAVPKIGCGGSLTAWNGTLVSPYYPSHYAPNMDCSWTLRTPLPGYLLSVTIVMLDIQDSPSSDGCEKDWLDINGIKLCNPITDGSRKRIYSSPVMLHFHSDESHTYRGFYILYRAFSQESSCPRQFRCGGGQCVPLRKVCDGIKDCPDGRDESKCSCRPGEVHCGNGQCKPHSSQCSTHSSCGDSSEEAGCAGKCHHMCSNKVCLAKSSVCDGIVDCKDRSDEVNCTRNFNKGCSPTSYTCANGKCVSKTNPECDGVKDCLDGSDEMRCGCGTRPKKKTKIVGGASAQMGAWPWQVSLQMERYGHVCGASLVSSRWLLSAAHCFQDSETIKYSDARAWRAIMGMRGMNMVSSAATTKPIRRIVLHALYDQFTSDYDIALLELATPVVFSEMVQPVCVPASTHTFGSGTSCFVTGWGVLTEDGELATLLQEAPVKIISHNTCNKLYDDAVTPRMLCAGNLQGGVDACQGDSGGPLVCMEKSRRWFLAGIVSWGEGCARQNRPGVYTQVIKFSEWIQQQTKGQAVTFPFHRGGEGCCWVPPALAPWH; encoded by the exons GCGAACCTCAGTTTCTCGCCGCACTTGATGGATGCATCTTCACCGCAGTTCCGGCAGCAGGCCCTGGCGCTAGGACGTTAT CTGTCAGGGCTGTACAGCGCCTCTCCCTGGGGCTCCTATTACATGCACTCAGAGATTACAGCCTTCAG TGAAGGGGCGGATGGCCTGCGTTTCTTTTACTGGGCCAAGTTCAGTGCTCCAGCTGCTGTCGCTCCGGGGATCCTCAGCGCCGCATTAGGGCGTCTGCAGCGGGCAGGTGCCAATGACCAGAACCCACTACTTAGCAACAACGGGGAGCTGTATTCTCTGGGGCTGGATGAGGACACGCTGCATCTGCTGG GCCTGGACTCTGACCTAGAAGACAAAGCAGAAAAGATTAAAAATCCTGCTTCTCTGCAGAACATCAAGTGGCAGGTGGGATTCCAAG TGATGTCCTTTGATCTTTATGCCAAATATGGATACAACCGCACGCTGAGCCTGATGAGCCCCAAGAAGCCGTATTACCAGTGGCGGCTGCGTGTGCCCTCAGGTCACGTGGTCCGCCTCGTCATCCTCACGCTACACGGGGCCTCGCCCGGCAGCTGTTCTGCTCACAAGCTCTCCGCATACGACTTCCTTTTACCTCTGCAGAACAAGATCATTGCCAG ATGGTGTGGCCTCCCGGTTTCTGGATCCTCTCCTATCATGAAACTCACGTCCTCAGGAAATGTCATGCTAGTGACCTTCTCATTCAACAGACAAAAGGATGGAGCCATTTTTAAAGCCTACTTCCAGGCTGTGCCAAAGATAG GCTGTGGTGGCTCCCTGACTGCATGGAACGGGACACTGGTGTCCCCCTACTACCCCAGCCACTACGCTCCCAACATGGACTGCAGCTGGACCTTACGG ACTCCGTTGCCCGGTTACTTGCTGTCTGTGACTATTGTGATGCTGGATATTCAGGATTCACCCTCTTCTGATGGCTGTGAGAAAGACTGGCTGGACATTAACGGCATAAA GCTGTGTAACCCCATCACTGATGGCAGCCGAAAGAGGATCTATTCCTCCCCTGTGATGCTGCACTTCCACTCTGATGAGTCCCATACTTACAGAGGCTTCTACATTCTCTACCGGGCCTTCAGTCAGGAGAGCT CTTGCCCTCGCCAGTTCCGCTGTGGAGGTGGGCAGTGTGTCCCCCTGCGCAAGGTGTGTGACGGGATCAAGGATTGTCCCGATGGCCGCGATGAAAGTAAATGCT CTTGCAGGCCTGGggaagtgcattgtgggaatggTCAGTGCAAGCCACACAGCAGTCAGTGCAGCACACATAGCAGCTGTGGAGACAGCAGTGAGGAAGCTGGCTGTG CAgggaaatgtcaccacatgtgtTCTAACAAGGTGTGCCTGGCCAAGTCTTCAGTTTGTGACGGTATTGTTGACTGCAAAGACCGCAGTGATGAAGTTAATTGTACCAGAAACT tcaacAAAGGCTGTTCCCCAACTTCCTACACATGTGCTAATGGAAAGTGTGTGAGTAAGACCAACCCTGAGTGTGATGGCGTCAAGGACTGTCTGGACGGCTCAGACGAAATGCGTTGTG GTTGTGGAACAAGGCCAAAGAAGAAAACTAAGATAGTGGGTGGGGCCAGTGCCCAGATGGGAGCGTGGCCCTGGCAGGTGAGCCTGCAGATGGAGCGCTATGGGCATGTGTGCGGAGCATCACTGGTTTCGAGCCGCTGGCTGCTCTCTGCAGCTCACTGCTTCCAGGATTCTGAAACCATCAA GTACTCGGATGCTCGTGCCTGGAGGGCCATCATGGGCATGCGTGGCATGAACATGGTGAGCTCTGCCGCGACCACGAAGCCCATCCGCCGCATAGTCCTCCACGCACTGTACGACCAGTTCACGTCAGATTACGACATCGCACTGCTGGAGCTTGCCACCCCTGTCGTCTTCAGTGAGATGGTTCAGCCCGTGTGCGTGCCAGCCTCCACGCACACCTTTGGCTCTGGAACTAGCTGCTTCGTCACAGGATGGGGGGTGCTCACAGAGGATG GTGAACTAGCTACTTTGCTGCAGGAGGCTCCAGTAAAGATCATCAGCCACAACACCTGCAACAAGCTCTATGATGATGCGGTcactcccagaatgctttgTGCTGGGAACCTTCAGGGTGGCGTGGATGCTTGCCag gGGGACTCGGGCGGGCCTCTGGTCTGCATGGAAAAGAGCCGACGCTGGTTTCTTGCGGGAATTGTGAGCTGGGGCGAAGGCTGCGCCAGACAGAACCGTCCGGGAGTCTATACACAAGTCATCAAGTTCTCTGAGTGGATCCAGCAGCAGACCAAAGGCCAG GCAGTCACCTTCCCGTTCCATAGGGGGGGTGAGGGCTGCTGCTGGGTGCCACCTGCTCTGGCCCCATGGCACTGA